In Desulfonatronum thioautotrophicum, a genomic segment contains:
- the phnE gene encoding phosphonate ABC transporter, permease protein PhnE has protein sequence MFKSNDIFVRRQFRVLSHFIFLLIFCTGFWISLQYLNVHLERFEQLFQRLSVLLSQRYYPPDIEYIFRSGFIESILETIHMSFLAALVGIGISMPLAWIASFNVSPFPKIGYPLARIFISSSRAIHEMIWAIMFVMIIGYGVLAGVFALILSCIGFAGKLFAEEIESISPEPIEAIEATGSNKIGIFLFGIFPQVKTAWAGIAIYTWDVVFRASTVVGFFGAGGMGWYLRRTADQLQSDRVAAIMLTIIILVMVSEFLSFYARRYFHQN, from the coding sequence ATGTTCAAAAGCAATGATATTTTTGTGAGACGGCAGTTTAGGGTGTTATCTCATTTTATATTTTTACTTATTTTTTGCACAGGATTTTGGATATCTCTTCAATATTTGAATGTACATTTAGAACGATTTGAGCAGCTTTTTCAGCGGCTGAGTGTTTTATTGTCACAAAGATATTATCCGCCTGATATTGAATATATTTTCAGGTCTGGATTTATTGAAAGTATCCTGGAGACAATACACATGTCATTCCTGGCAGCACTTGTCGGGATAGGAATTTCGATGCCATTGGCCTGGATAGCATCGTTTAATGTAAGTCCATTCCCAAAAATAGGATACCCACTGGCAAGAATTTTCATATCAAGTTCAAGAGCAATTCATGAAATGATATGGGCCATCATGTTTGTCATGATCATAGGGTACGGTGTATTAGCTGGTGTATTCGCCTTGATATTGTCCTGTATAGGGTTCGCTGGTAAACTTTTTGCCGAAGAAATTGAATCCATTTCTCCTGAGCCAATTGAAGCTATAGAGGCAACAGGTTCCAATAAAATTGGAATTTTTTTGTTTGGAATTTTTCCTCAAGTAAAAACAGCCTGGGCTGGTATAGCAATTTATACATGGGATGTAGTCTTTAGAGCCTCAACAGTTGTCGGCTTTTTCGGAGCTGGGGGTATGGGATGGTATCTTCGAAGGACTGCCGACCAGTTACAGAGTGACAGGGTCGCAGCAATTATGCTGACCATCATAATATTAGTCATGGTATCAGAATTTTTATCGTTTTACGCCAGAAGATATTTCCATCAAAATTGA
- the phnE gene encoding phosphonate ABC transporter, permease protein PhnE, whose translation MLKMNIRLNMIKRHKGSSIDSLQKWDITRRYKAFSHVLILSCLGLLASWAVFSTVVPGTDWHRMGGIQSMATTLARFLPPDINILPELVKPALETILIAVIGTIFGAVISLPIALLGAVNISPLGRLGYILARGLMTISRSIHEIIWALIFVSAVGLGSFAGILALAGRSIGFISKVISESIERIDGGPIEAISSVGGNKIHVILHGIFPQIMPITISTIIFEWDVNINRAAVLGLVGAGGLGLSFHNQFIASNFSGITTVLVVILFIILSGEAISAFLRKKLT comes from the coding sequence ATGCTCAAAATGAATATCCGATTGAATATGATAAAGCGGCATAAGGGCAGTAGCATAGACTCATTGCAGAAATGGGATATTACTCGCAGGTATAAAGCATTTAGCCATGTTTTGATATTGTCTTGCCTTGGTTTGCTGGCTTCCTGGGCCGTCTTTTCTACAGTTGTTCCAGGAACGGATTGGCATAGAATGGGTGGGATTCAATCTATGGCAACAACACTAGCCCGTTTTTTACCTCCAGATATCAATATCCTACCAGAACTTGTTAAACCTGCACTGGAAACTATACTAATTGCAGTTATCGGAACAATTTTTGGGGCCGTCATTTCTTTGCCTATAGCACTTTTAGGAGCAGTAAACATTTCTCCACTCGGCAGATTGGGATATATTCTTGCAAGAGGTTTGATGACCATCAGTCGATCTATACATGAAATAATCTGGGCTTTGATTTTTGTTTCAGCAGTTGGACTGGGATCATTTGCCGGTATACTTGCTCTTGCTGGCAGATCGATCGGATTCATATCTAAGGTGATATCTGAATCTATTGAAAGGATTGATGGTGGACCTATAGAGGCAATTAGTAGTGTTGGTGGAAATAAAATACATGTAATTTTACATGGAATATTTCCACAAATTATGCCAATAACTATAAGTACAATTATATTTGAATGGGATGTAAACATTAACCGTGCAGCTGTACTTGGGCTTGTCGGTGCTGGCGGGCTTGGACTTTCTTTTCATAACCAGTTTATTGCTTCAAATTTCAGCGGAATTACTACAGTTTTGGTTGTTATATTGTTTATTATTCTATCCGGCGAAGCTATTTCAGCGTTTTTGAGAAAAAAATTAACATAA
- the phnC gene encoding phosphonate ABC transporter ATP-binding protein: MNLESVITIRNLFVRYPGTNGDVLQDINLDVSKKDFIAVIGASGSGKSTLIRSINQLVKPNSGSIQLMGTELIGLKGKELRSARRKMGMIFQEFNLINRYTVLDNVLVGRLGSYSTIRCFLSLYPKEAVKQAISILERVGLGEFLEKRVDALSGGQRQRVGIARAVFQKPEVLLVDEPTSSLDPRIASEIMELIKGMAREQDVAAICNIHDVDLARKFADRVIALKNGRIDYDGAFEDLNRPKLSWIYAQNEYPIEYDKAA; this comes from the coding sequence ATGAACTTAGAATCTGTCATCACGATTAGAAATTTGTTTGTTAGGTATCCAGGAACAAATGGTGATGTTTTGCAAGATATAAACTTAGATGTAAGTAAAAAAGATTTTATCGCCGTTATTGGAGCTTCAGGTTCAGGAAAATCGACACTTATCCGTTCCATCAACCAGCTAGTGAAGCCTAATAGCGGATCAATACAACTCATGGGGACGGAATTGATCGGTCTGAAAGGAAAAGAACTGAGATCAGCAAGGCGCAAAATGGGAATGATTTTTCAAGAATTCAACTTGATTAATCGATATACTGTTCTTGATAATGTTCTTGTGGGGAGATTAGGAAGTTATTCAACAATCAGGTGTTTTTTGTCACTGTATCCAAAGGAAGCTGTGAAGCAGGCCATCAGTATCCTGGAACGTGTTGGACTGGGAGAATTCTTGGAAAAGCGTGTTGATGCCCTGAGCGGAGGACAAAGGCAAAGAGTTGGTATCGCAAGGGCTGTTTTTCAGAAACCCGAGGTTCTTTTGGTGGATGAGCCCACCTCAAGTTTGGATCCAAGAATTGCAAGTGAAATCATGGAGTTGATTAAAGGTATGGCCAGGGAACAAGATGTTGCTGCAATCTGCAACATCCATGATGTTGATTTGGCTCGAAAGTTCGCGGATAGAGTGATCGCTCTCAAGAATGGACGAATTGATTATGACGGTGCTTTTGAAGATCTGAACCGACCTAAACTCTCATGGATATATGCTCAAAATGAATATCCGATTGAATATGATAAAGCGGCATAA
- a CDS encoding phosphate/phosphite/phosphonate ABC transporter substrate-binding protein, whose product MEKIHVTSRKSVNKLFLLFGFMLFILLPNYLFACEDPDKLTFSIVPTEDTARELQIYQPLIQYIKKMTGKDLDFYLPTSYSSVVEAIASDWVDIAVLGPASYTKANEINDNVQVFATYTRHKGYMQEEGPGYRANLISKAGSGIKTVEDAQDKVLGLVDPASTSGHLLPFVAFSAAMDTPLDEYFSRIVYTGGHDLSTLAVKEGRVDVAFVATHRFDNVVDRGDITLDDVNVLWRSEVVPQDPFVFRNSLCEDLRNNIKKSFFTAHEQKEILPYFESINSPRFIEMNDSDYDLIRRLQAASD is encoded by the coding sequence ATGGAAAAAATACATGTAACTTCAAGAAAAAGTGTAAACAAATTATTTCTTTTGTTTGGATTTATGCTGTTCATTTTATTGCCAAATTATTTATTCGCATGTGAAGATCCAGATAAGCTAACATTTTCAATCGTTCCAACTGAAGATACAGCGAGAGAGTTGCAGATTTATCAACCACTAATTCAGTATATTAAAAAAATGACAGGTAAAGATTTAGATTTCTATCTTCCGACGAGCTATTCATCAGTTGTTGAGGCTATAGCATCTGATTGGGTTGATATCGCTGTTCTTGGTCCAGCATCGTATACGAAGGCCAATGAAATCAATGATAATGTTCAGGTTTTTGCTACCTATACAAGACATAAGGGGTATATGCAGGAAGAAGGCCCTGGTTACAGAGCTAACCTGATTTCAAAAGCAGGATCTGGTATAAAAACTGTGGAGGATGCTCAAGACAAGGTCTTGGGCCTTGTCGATCCAGCGAGTACTTCCGGACACCTTTTGCCGTTTGTGGCTTTTTCTGCAGCAATGGATACGCCACTCGATGAATATTTTTCGAGAATTGTTTATACTGGAGGGCATGATTTATCAACATTGGCGGTAAAAGAAGGGCGTGTCGATGTTGCTTTTGTTGCAACCCATAGGTTTGACAATGTTGTTGATCGCGGTGACATTACACTTGATGATGTAAATGTACTTTGGAGGTCAGAAGTTGTTCCACAGGATCCATTTGTATTCAGAAATTCTTTGTGCGAAGATTTGCGAAATAATATAAAGAAATCTTTCTTTACTGCTCATGAACAGAAAGAGATTCTTCCATATTTTGAATCTATCAATTCTCCGCGTTTTATTGAAATGAATGATAGTGACTATGACCTTATACGTAGGCTTCAAGCTGCTTCAGATTAA
- a CDS encoding sugar-binding transcriptional regulator produces the protein MRIGNLDGDEQNQARIAWMYYNDGMTQADIAQYLGMTRARVNRILQIVRENGMVQVVIHSRLASCVALERQLEKIYQLERCVIVPTPRQEQRLFAALGGAAGQYLSGILRSKQTLCLGWGRTVEAAVDRLRGSGLDNVRVITLFGGLTRDFTGNPAAIAAKAAARVNAAECWSIPAPMYVESPELRDMLARQEMFRSVFAKVGQAEIALVGAGDLTLRSTNLLSGAVNETDWSSLLQAGAVGEVYGRFLNESGQVVSHSLNNRFTGPNFSALRRIRHVVLVAGGRQKIPILRAALSKGYAHAFISDEETASELTRGDAFATPPKAHHHAQASKTQKIPEVSRA, from the coding sequence ATGAGAATTGGAAATCTTGATGGAGATGAACAGAACCAGGCCAGGATTGCCTGGATGTACTACAATGATGGAATGACGCAGGCGGACATCGCCCAGTACCTGGGCATGACCAGGGCCAGGGTCAATCGGATTCTGCAAATTGTCCGGGAGAACGGCATGGTCCAGGTGGTCATCCACTCCAGGCTGGCTTCCTGCGTGGCCCTGGAGCGGCAACTGGAGAAAATCTACCAGTTGGAGCGATGCGTGATCGTCCCGACCCCGCGCCAGGAGCAGCGACTGTTTGCCGCGCTCGGAGGAGCCGCGGGCCAGTATCTTTCCGGGATCCTCCGATCCAAGCAGACCTTGTGCCTGGGCTGGGGCAGGACAGTGGAAGCAGCGGTTGACAGGCTGAGGGGCAGCGGTCTGGATAATGTCCGGGTCATCACCCTGTTCGGCGGGTTGACTCGAGATTTCACCGGCAATCCGGCCGCGATAGCCGCCAAGGCGGCTGCCAGGGTGAATGCCGCAGAGTGCTGGAGCATCCCGGCCCCGATGTACGTGGAGTCGCCGGAATTGCGGGACATGCTGGCCCGGCAGGAAATGTTCCGGAGTGTGTTCGCAAAAGTTGGTCAGGCCGAAATTGCCCTGGTCGGCGCCGGAGACCTGACATTGCGCTCCACCAATCTGCTCTCCGGCGCGGTGAACGAAACTGACTGGAGCTCCCTGCTGCAAGCCGGTGCGGTGGGTGAAGTGTATGGACGTTTTCTGAACGAATCCGGCCAGGTGGTCTCGCACAGCCTGAACAACCGGTTTACCGGGCCGAACTTCTCGGCCCTTCGCCGCATCCGGCATGTTGTTCTGGTCGCTGGGGGACGGCAAAAAATCCCCATTCTGCGTGCGGCCCTGAGCAAAGGGTACGCGCATGCGTTCATTTCCGACGAAGAAACCGCTTCGGAACTGACTCGCGGTGATGCGTTCGCCACGCCCCCCAAAGCCCACCACCACGCCCAGGCCTCAAAAACCCAAAAAATCCCCGAGGTATCTCGAGCATGA
- a CDS encoding PhoH family protein has protein sequence MDQESTEPRPKNYFIDTNVLLDDPESILVLRNGMENNIFLPHTVLEELDKHKTDSRLGHQAQQALSYLLEHKDEFDLLHRNREGEGLSCLADNRILDEILSAAVDTPILVTNDKTMRIKAHKLGMLSEPYFRANPFYQNESQKYTGFIADGEDIVVNSFSWESGKPVFNGPDERRMISHQHKVWNVAPRNVYQNLAMELLLSPDIDLVTLESEAGFGKTFLSLAAALHLVLSEKRHHKIYIVKPYVEVGRSMGYLPGAVSEKMAPYVRNIRDLILKLHTIRPANKLFIDPEVPVPEFDIKRLEILPLAFIRGMNIEDAVVIVDEAQNMSRLEARALLSRMCGNTKVFMMGDSRQVDAPYNTEFNNALNWTVRKLKGMDRYAHLVLKGANSRGPIADMVLASSL, from the coding sequence ATGGATCAAGAATCAACGGAACCACGCCCCAAGAATTACTTCATCGACACCAACGTCCTGCTGGACGATCCGGAAAGCATTCTCGTGCTGCGCAACGGCATGGAGAACAACATTTTTCTTCCCCACACCGTTCTGGAAGAGCTGGACAAACACAAAACCGACAGTCGATTGGGCCATCAGGCCCAACAGGCCCTCTCCTACCTGCTCGAGCACAAGGACGAATTCGACCTGTTGCACCGTAACCGGGAAGGCGAAGGCTTATCGTGTCTGGCCGACAACCGGATTCTTGATGAAATTCTGTCAGCCGCGGTGGACACCCCGATCCTGGTGACCAATGACAAGACCATGCGCATCAAGGCGCACAAGCTGGGCATGCTGAGCGAGCCGTATTTTCGGGCCAATCCATTCTATCAGAACGAATCCCAGAAATACACCGGTTTCATTGCCGATGGCGAGGACATCGTCGTGAACTCCTTTTCCTGGGAGAGCGGCAAACCCGTGTTCAATGGCCCGGATGAACGGCGGATGATCAGCCACCAGCACAAGGTCTGGAACGTCGCTCCCCGCAATGTCTATCAGAACCTGGCCATGGAACTGCTGCTTTCCCCGGATATCGATCTGGTCACTCTGGAGTCCGAGGCCGGTTTCGGAAAAACCTTTCTCTCCCTTGCTGCCGCGCTGCACCTGGTCTTGAGCGAGAAGCGCCACCACAAAATCTATATCGTCAAGCCATACGTGGAAGTTGGCCGGTCCATGGGCTACCTGCCCGGGGCGGTCAGTGAAAAAATGGCCCCCTACGTTCGCAATATCCGGGACCTGATCCTGAAGCTGCATACCATCCGCCCGGCGAACAAGCTGTTCATCGACCCCGAAGTTCCGGTTCCCGAGTTCGACATCAAGCGCCTGGAAATCCTGCCCCTGGCCTTCATCCGGGGCATGAACATCGAGGACGCCGTTGTCATCGTGGACGAGGCCCAGAACATGTCCCGACTGGAGGCCAGGGCCCTGCTGTCCCGGATGTGCGGCAACACGAAGGTGTTCATGATGGGCGATTCCCGGCAGGTGGATGCGCCGTACAACACGGAATTCAACAACGCCCTGAACTGGACCGTACGCAAGCTGAAGGGCATGGACCGCTACGCCCATCTGGTCCTCAAGGGCGCCAACTCTCGCGGCCCCATCGCGGACATGGTCCTGGCTTCCAGCCTGTAA
- a CDS encoding BrnT family toxin, producing the protein MSNPKNRLRACTGFQWDDGNATKNWEKHDVSQCECEQVFFNQPLIVRRDKLHSTQETRYYVLGSTDADRLLFVCFTVRGELIRVISARNMTPNEIVRNES; encoded by the coding sequence ATGTCAAATCCAAAAAACAGACTCCGCGCTTGTACCGGGTTCCAGTGGGATGACGGGAACGCGACGAAAAACTGGGAGAAACATGACGTCTCCCAGTGCGAGTGCGAACAGGTGTTTTTCAACCAACCGCTTATCGTGAGACGTGACAAACTCCATTCGACTCAGGAAACGAGGTATTACGTCCTGGGCAGCACTGACGCCGATAGGTTGCTGTTTGTCTGTTTCACTGTGCGTGGCGAGTTGATTCGCGTTATCTCGGCGCGCAACATGACCCCGAACGAGATCGTAAGGAACGAATCATGA
- a CDS encoding BrnA antitoxin family protein, with the protein MKKIPEFANEDDERRFWQAHDSVEYMDWSEAETVILPELKPSTKSISLRLPESMLEQLKLLAHKRDVPYQSLVKMFLAERLQSELRSTQG; encoded by the coding sequence ATGAAAAAAATTCCCGAATTCGCGAACGAGGACGATGAGCGCCGGTTTTGGCAAGCGCACGACTCCGTGGAGTACATGGACTGGTCAGAAGCCGAGACAGTGATTCTCCCTGAACTCAAGCCTTCTACCAAAAGCATATCACTCCGGTTGCCGGAGTCCATGCTGGAGCAGCTCAAGCTGCTGGCGCACAAGCGTGATGTTCCCTACCAGAGCTTGGTGAAGATGTTTCTTGCCGAACGCCTTCAGTCCGAATTGCGGTCGACGCAAGGATAG
- a CDS encoding AAA family ATPase codes for MDAHQSLPIVFLLGPPGSGKSSLGKAACRAIGLRFLDLSTPAVNQLPLETQQAILTEALEKEGADVIALPWTLQREVKSHAWLRRSGMLLALWAHPLEMQERSGSSQPLFTPSRRLKDRSGFGRGGTSCLEFRMLDRSVDATLKLVRIPFDKACHALRNSLERMRKKPAKPPILQFGLDDLVESWSKDYSVKKSTTHKIVDAMARYLVHLRAEGKSARKISEVIDDLEIAGLFLVQLEVPKVSKRLNLAKLFAFPPNTTDFKRAFIDSDIALDRYESNLKGFVDFLKKDADQTTEI; via the coding sequence ATGGACGCACACCAATCATTACCCATTGTTTTTCTCTTAGGCCCCCCGGGCTCCGGCAAGAGCAGCCTGGGCAAAGCGGCTTGCAGGGCCATTGGCCTGCGCTTTCTCGATCTTTCCACTCCAGCGGTGAACCAGCTTCCTCTTGAAACCCAGCAGGCAATTTTGACCGAAGCCCTGGAGAAAGAGGGCGCTGATGTCATCGCGCTACCATGGACTCTGCAACGGGAAGTCAAATCGCATGCCTGGCTGAGACGCTCCGGAATGCTGCTGGCCTTGTGGGCTCACCCTCTTGAAATGCAGGAGCGTTCAGGCAGTTCGCAACCGTTGTTTACCCCGTCTCGACGACTCAAGGATCGGTCTGGATTCGGGAGGGGCGGTACAAGCTGTCTGGAATTTCGAATGCTCGATCGGTCCGTGGATGCCACCCTGAAGCTTGTGCGGATTCCTTTTGACAAAGCCTGCCACGCCCTGCGGAACAGCCTGGAGCGGATGCGCAAGAAACCCGCCAAACCCCCGATACTCCAGTTTGGACTCGATGATTTGGTGGAGAGTTGGAGCAAAGATTATTCAGTCAAAAAGAGTACCACCCACAAAATCGTCGATGCCATGGCCCGCTACCTTGTGCATCTTCGAGCCGAAGGCAAGTCGGCCCGGAAAATTTCAGAGGTCATTGACGACCTGGAGATTGCCGGGCTTTTTCTCGTGCAGTTGGAGGTTCCGAAAGTATCAAAGCGTCTCAACCTGGCCAAGCTGTTCGCTTTCCCACCCAATACGACCGATTTCAAGAGAGCATTCATCGACTCGGACATCGCTCTGGATCGTTATGAGTCCAATCTGAAGGGGTTCGTGGATTTTCTGAAAAAGGACGCGGATCAAACCACGGAGATCTAA
- a CDS encoding CopG family antitoxin encodes MTPGENDERRFWQAHDSVEYMNWSEAETVVLPVLKPSTKSISLRPVAGVHTGAAQAAGAQA; translated from the coding sequence ATGACCCCGGGCGAGAACGATGAGCGCCGGTTTTGGCAAGCTCACGACTCCGTGGAGTACATGAACTGGTCAGAAGCCGAGACGGTGGTTCTCCCTGTACTCAAGCCTTCTACCAAGAGCATATCACTCCGTCCGGTTGCCGGAGTCCATACTGGAGCAGCTCAAGCTGCTGGCGCACAAGCCTGA
- a CDS encoding (deoxy)nucleoside triphosphate pyrophosphohydrolase produces the protein MRQEKGNHIHVSCAIIEHGGLVLAARRGLLMRLPLKWEFPGGKIGPEEDPRTCLLREVQEELDMVVTIHTALPPVSHRYPFFGVTLHPYICTAGSNQFTLTEHAEAAWLQPEELSVLDWAEADVPVLQAYLSWLENQRI, from the coding sequence GTGCGACAAGAAAAAGGCAACCACATCCACGTTTCCTGCGCCATCATCGAGCATGGCGGTCTGGTTCTGGCGGCCCGGCGCGGGTTGCTCATGCGTCTGCCGCTCAAGTGGGAGTTTCCTGGGGGCAAGATCGGCCCTGAAGAAGACCCGCGGACCTGCCTGCTACGGGAAGTCCAAGAGGAACTGGATATGGTCGTGACGATCCACACGGCCCTTCCTCCGGTGAGCCATCGCTACCCCTTTTTCGGGGTGACCCTTCATCCCTACATCTGCACTGCTGGATCGAACCAATTCACGTTGACCGAGCATGCCGAGGCGGCTTGGTTGCAGCCTGAAGAACTGTCCGTCCTGGATTGGGCCGAGGCGGACGTGCCTGTGTTGCAAGCCTACCTTTCCTGGCTGGAGAACCAGCGGATATGA
- a CDS encoding glycosyltransferase family 4 protein has protein sequence MRIALITDVWTPLINGVVTTLENTVRILRERGHVVLVLSPDLFPSIPCPTYPEIRLALFPWRQVSGILDDYCPDAVHIANEGPMGWAGRLYCRLRGIGFTTAYHTRLPEYIRLRFPVPIATSYAFFRWFHKPSKAVMTASPMLMQELGNRGFDNLKLWSRGVDTKLFRPRSKDFLDAPRPISMFVGRVAVEKNIEDFLRMGLPGTKYVVGDGPALSRLKAAYPLVRFVGAKRGEELAKHMAAADVFVFPSTTDTFGLVLLEAMACGVPVAAYPVTGPQSVVIQGKTGWLSENLCEAVNKALSLSPEACRHHAETFSWERCTEQFLGNLHLLNRERG, from the coding sequence ATGCGCATCGCCCTGATCACCGACGTCTGGACCCCGCTGATCAACGGCGTGGTCACCACCCTGGAAAACACGGTCCGCATCCTCCGGGAAAGGGGCCACGTGGTCCTGGTTCTCAGCCCGGATCTCTTTCCCAGTATCCCCTGCCCCACCTATCCGGAAATACGTCTGGCCTTGTTCCCCTGGCGACAGGTGAGCGGCATCCTGGATGATTACTGTCCGGACGCGGTGCACATCGCCAATGAGGGGCCCATGGGCTGGGCCGGTCGACTCTACTGCCGGCTTCGCGGCATCGGATTCACCACCGCCTACCATACCCGTCTGCCGGAATACATCCGACTGCGTTTTCCCGTTCCCATTGCAACTTCCTATGCCTTCTTCCGCTGGTTCCATAAGCCGTCCAAGGCCGTGATGACCGCTTCGCCCATGCTGATGCAGGAGCTGGGCAATCGGGGCTTTGACAATCTGAAACTCTGGTCCCGGGGCGTGGATACGAAACTGTTTCGACCGCGAAGCAAGGATTTTTTGGACGCACCACGCCCGATATCCATGTTTGTCGGGCGGGTGGCCGTGGAAAAGAACATTGAGGATTTTCTCCGCATGGGACTGCCGGGCACCAAGTACGTGGTCGGCGATGGACCGGCACTCTCCCGACTCAAGGCGGCCTATCCCCTCGTCCGATTCGTGGGTGCCAAGCGTGGCGAGGAACTGGCCAAGCACATGGCCGCGGCGGATGTTTTTGTCTTCCCGAGCACCACGGACACCTTCGGCCTGGTCCTCCTGGAGGCCATGGCCTGCGGCGTGCCCGTAGCCGCCTACCCGGTAACCGGCCCCCAGAGCGTGGTCATCCAGGGTAAGACCGGATGGCTGTCCGAGAACCTCTGTGAAGCTGTCAACAAAGCCCTGTCCCTCTCCCCCGAAGCCTGCCGACACCATGCCGAAACCTTTTCCTGGGAGCGCTGCACCGAGCAGTTTCTGGGCAATCTGCATTTGTTGAACCGGGAGCGAGGGTAG
- a CDS encoding FAD-dependent oxidoreductase, which produces MLENHRVMAIDPVRKHVVATVVGPSAQGESIREAYDALIIATGAVSRVPTVNGLDRPNVFFLRWMEDAFRMKRFLDQQRPRSAVIIGGGYIGLEMADALTRRGLRVTLAGHAPTVLKTVDPEFGRQVAAELRRNGVNVATRVSVQDIADSRQGLRVSGTPDFQREADMVLVAVGAVPASELAASAGIRVDRHGAIQTNQRMETNLPDVFAAGDCVQTWHRLLQTPVYLPLGTTAHKQGRVAGENAVGGNRQFTGTLGTQVVKVFDMVVARTGLGVREAEQAGYAPRSTESTAWDHKQYYPGAHPLRIQVVGDKLSGRLLGAQIIGHHSTEVAKRIDVFATAIFNNMSVDQLNDLDLSYTPPLSSPWDPVQIAAQALLADAKPPSAHQGHHS; this is translated from the coding sequence TTGCTGGAGAACCACCGCGTCATGGCCATTGATCCTGTTCGCAAACACGTTGTGGCCACCGTCGTCGGACCATCAGCTCAAGGGGAGTCGATCCGGGAAGCCTATGACGCCTTGATCATCGCCACGGGCGCGGTTTCCCGCGTACCGACCGTCAACGGCCTGGATCGGCCGAACGTCTTTTTTCTGCGCTGGATGGAGGATGCCTTCCGGATGAAACGTTTTCTGGACCAGCAGCGCCCCAGGTCGGCCGTGATCATCGGAGGTGGCTACATCGGCCTGGAAATGGCCGATGCGCTGACACGGCGCGGTCTGCGGGTGACCTTGGCCGGGCACGCGCCCACGGTGCTGAAAACCGTGGACCCGGAGTTTGGCCGTCAGGTCGCCGCGGAGTTGCGCCGCAACGGCGTGAACGTGGCCACCAGGGTGTCCGTCCAGGACATCGCTGACAGCCGGCAGGGGTTGCGGGTCAGCGGAACGCCGGATTTCCAAAGAGAAGCCGACATGGTCCTGGTCGCCGTCGGGGCGGTTCCGGCTTCCGAACTGGCCGCATCCGCCGGTATCCGGGTCGACAGGCACGGTGCCATTCAAACCAATCAACGGATGGAAACAAACCTCCCGGATGTCTTCGCTGCCGGTGACTGCGTGCAGACTTGGCACCGTCTGCTGCAAACGCCGGTCTACCTGCCCCTGGGAACCACCGCGCACAAGCAGGGACGGGTTGCCGGGGAAAACGCCGTGGGTGGAAACCGGCAGTTCACGGGCACATTGGGCACCCAGGTGGTCAAGGTGTTCGATATGGTTGTCGCCCGGACGGGACTCGGCGTCCGCGAGGCCGAACAGGCCGGATACGCCCCGAGGAGCACCGAATCCACCGCGTGGGATCACAAGCAATACTACCCCGGGGCGCATCCGTTGCGCATCCAGGTCGTTGGGGACAAGCTGTCCGGCCGACTTCTGGGGGCCCAGATCATTGGCCACCATTCGACCGAAGTGGCCAAGCGGATTGATGTTTTTGCCACGGCGATCTTCAACAATATGTCGGTCGATCAGCTCAACGATTTGGATTTGAGCTACACACCGCCGCTAAGCAGCCCCTGGGATCCGGTCCAGATTGCCGCCCAGGCCTTGCTAGCGGACGCCAAGCCGCCCTCAGCGCATCAGGGCCACCATTCTTAA